GAGGAGAAGAAGCTGGGCCAGGGGTTTCCCGACGATCCGGGAGCGTCCCACCACGACCGCCTCGGCGCCCTTGAGCTCGATGCCGTAGTGGTCGAGGATCTCGAGGATGCCGGCCGGGGTGCCCGGAAGCACCTCAGGGTGGCCCGCGAGCAGTCGGCCCAGGTTTTCGGGGTGGAAGCCGTCCACGTCTTTCCGGGGATCGAGGGTGCCGATGACGCGATCCTCATCGATCCCGGGCGGCAACGGGAGCTGGATCAGGACGCCGTGGACGGCCCGGTCGGCGTTCAGCTCGCGGACGAGCGCCAGGAGGCTCGCCTCGTCCAGGCCCCGGGGGAAGAGATGGTCGCGGGCCACGATAGAAACGGCCTCGCAGGCGGCGCGCTTGCGCCCGACGTAGATGCGGGAGGCGGGGTCCTCCCCCACCAGGACGACGGCGAGCGTCGGCACGACGCCTCGGGCTCGGAGCTCCGCCACGCCGGCCGCCACCGCGCTCTGGATCTTGGCCGCCACCGGCTTGCCCTCGAGGATCAGCGCCACGCCCGCCCTCGCCCCATCCTCCTCCTAGCCTACCCCGAAAAGTCGCGCTGCACGCGCTCGATGCCGAGGGCGTGGCCCGACTCGGGATCGATGCGGATCACGGCCCCCTGGACGCGGGCGCGGCCGCGGGCGGGCTCGAAGCGGTTCGGCATCCCCGTGAGGAACCGCTGGATCGCCTGCTCCTTGGCGATGCCGATCACGGAGTCGATGGGGCCGGTGATCCCGAGGTCGGTGACATAGGCCGTCCCGCCCGGCAACAGGCGCTCGTCGGCCGTCTGCACGTGGGAGTGCGTGCCCACCACGGCCGACACCCGCCCGTCGAGGTACCACCCCATGGCCTGCTTCTCGGAGGTCGCCTCGGCATGCATGTCGACCACGACGACGGGTGTCTCCGCCCGCAGCCGCGCGACCTCCTCATCGGCCGTGAGAAACGGACAGTCGATGGCCGCCATGAAGACCCGGCCCTGCAGGTTGAGGATGCCCACCTTCTCGGCGCCCGCCTTGATCACCACCGATCCCACCCCCGGCGTCCCGCGAGGATAGTTGGCGGGGCGGAGGAGCAGGTTCTCCTTCACGATGTACTCGATGATCTCCTTCCGGTCCCAGATGTGGTTCCCGGATGTCATCACGTCCACGCCGCCGTCGAGAAAGCCGCGGGCCAGGGCCGGGGTGACGCCGAATCCGGCGGCGGCGTTCTCCACGTTGGCGACGACCAGGTCGACCTCGAGCTCGGTGCGGAGCCGCGGTAACACGTGAGCCAGGGCTCTTCGCCCTGGCTCACCGAAGACGTCTCCGATGCACAGGATACTCACCCGCTTCAACCGGCTACCCCTCTTCTCATCGGAGGGGGCCTCGACGGCCCCCTCCGAGGCCTCCCCCAGGACCGTTGCGGATGCGGGGCATCCGCTCGGAGCCTAGCGCGCGTATTCGACGGCCCGGTGCTCCCGGATGACCGTGACCCGGATGTGACCCGGATACTGCATCTCGGCCTCGATTCGCTTCGAGATGTCCTTGGCGAGCTGGTAGGTGTCCAGGTCCGAGACCTGGTCCGACTTGGTGATGATCCGGAGCTCGCGGCCGGCCTGGATGGCGTAGGCCGCCTCCACCCCCTTGAAGGACCGCGCGATCTCCTCCATGGTCTTGACTCGCTTGATGTAACTCTCCAGCACGTCGCGGCGGGCCCCGGGCCGCGCGGCCGAGACGCCGTCGGCCGCCTCGACCAGCACCGCCTCGATGGTCTCGGGCTCCTCGTTCTCGTGCCCGGACAGGATCGTGTTCAACACCGCCCGTGGCTCGTTGTAGCGGGTGAGGATGTCGATCGACAGCTCGACGTGGCTCCCCTCCTGCTCGTGGGTCAGGGCCTTGCCGATGTCGTGGAGGAGACCACAGCGCTTGGCCAGCTTGACGTCGGCGCCGATTTCCGCCGCCATCATCCCGGCCAGCCACGCCACCTCCTTGGAGTGCTGCAGGCAGTTCTGGCCGTACGAGGTCCGGAACTTGAGCCGGCCGACGAGCTTCACCAGCTCCGGATGAAGCCCGTGCACCCCGACTTCGAAGCAGGCCCGGTCGCCCTCTTCTTTCAGGTGCTGATCCATCTCCTTCTTGACCTTGTCCACCACCTCTTCGATGCGGGCCGGATGGATTCGGCCATCGGCGATGAGGCGCTGCAGGGCCAGACGCGCGATCTCGCGCCGCAGGGGGTCGTAGGCCGAGATGATGACAGCCTCCGGGGTGTCGTCCACGATCAGGTCGACCCCGGTGGCGAGCTCGAGCGCCCGGATGTTGCGCCCCTCGCGCCCGATGATCCGCCCCTTCATGTCGTCGGAGGGCAGGTCCACGATCGACACGGCGGTTTCCACCGTGTAATCGGGCGCCAGGCGCTGGATGGTCGTGGCCAGGACCTCGCGGGCCTTCCGGTCCGCGTCCTGCCGCGCTTCCTCCTCGAGGCGCATCCCGATCAGGATCGCCTCGCGGCGAGCCTCCTCCTCCATCTGGGCGAGCAGTCGCTGCTTGGCTTCCTCGGCCGTGAGGCCGGCT
This genomic interval from Candidatus Methylomirabilota bacterium contains the following:
- the rny gene encoding ribonuclease Y, with the translated sequence MDPTIIVILTIVGIGVPLAWVGGMLVQKSLIERRIGEATERGRGIVEEAQRNAEARLKDAAIEAKEVVYKVRVELEKEVKDRQKEIQAVERRLLQKEDQVTRRLDQLDRRDRDYQTKEETLTVRERAVKTLEERHLGLIDEQRRALERVAGLTAEEAKQRLLAQMEEEARREAILIGMRLEEEARQDADRKAREVLATTIQRLAPDYTVETAVSIVDLPSDDMKGRIIGREGRNIRALELATGVDLIVDDTPEAVIISAYDPLRREIARLALQRLIADGRIHPARIEEVVDKVKKEMDQHLKEEGDRACFEVGVHGLHPELVKLVGRLKFRTSYGQNCLQHSKEVAWLAGMMAAEIGADVKLAKRCGLLHDIGKALTHEQEGSHVELSIDILTRYNEPRAVLNTILSGHENEEPETIEAVLVEAADGVSAARPGARRDVLESYIKRVKTMEEIARSFKGVEAAYAIQAGRELRIITKSDQVSDLDTYQLAKDISKRIEAEMQYPGHIRVTVIREHRAVEYAR
- a CDS encoding TIGR00282 family metallophosphoesterase; its protein translation is MSILCIGDVFGEPGRRALAHVLPRLRTELEVDLVVANVENAAAGFGVTPALARGFLDGGVDVMTSGNHIWDRKEIIEYIVKENLLLRPANYPRGTPGVGSVVIKAGAEKVGILNLQGRVFMAAIDCPFLTADEEVARLRAETPVVVVDMHAEATSEKQAMGWYLDGRVSAVVGTHSHVQTADERLLPGGTAYVTDLGITGPIDSVIGIAKEQAIQRFLTGMPNRFEPARGRARVQGAVIRIDPESGHALGIERVQRDFSG
- a CDS encoding tetrahydrofolate dehydrogenase/cyclohydrolase catalytic domain-containing protein; this translates as MALILEGKPVAAKIQSAVAAGVAELRARGVVPTLAVVLVGEDPASRIYVGRKRAACEAVSIVARDHLFPRGLDEASLLALVRELNADRAVHGVLIQLPLPPGIDEDRVIGTLDPRKDVDGFHPENLGRLLAGHPEVLPGTPAGILEILDHYGIELKGAEAVVVGRSRIVGKPLAQLLLLRHATVTMCHTRTRDLGAHTRRAEVLAVAAGRPGIVTADMVRPEAVVVDVGTNRLPSGKVVGDVDFPAVSPRVRAITPVPGGVGPMTVAMLMRNTLQAARRQAELG